Below is a window of Agathobacter rectalis ATCC 33656 DNA.
TCGGAAAAAGCTATCTCCTGCTTGCGAAGCTTGAAATAATTGGGATTTGCCACAAAAACATCGGAAAAGTTGCATATGGTTTTCTGTCTGTATGAGTGATTGAGGTGCGAGTTTGGAAAATTCGTGACAATCAGGTCAACCTTCCTTTGCTCCAAAAGCTCCACACACTGGATAGATGTGGCATTTGTGACTTTGATAGGCACATTCGGGAACCTCTGATGGAACTGCTTTAAGTAAGGAACCAGCAGATAACGGCATATGGTATCGCTTGCGCCGATGTGAAGCTGGCCAAGTCCAAGTGTGCCTGAGTCTAAAAGCTGGCTTTCACCGCGGGCAATAAGATTCATGGCAGGCTCAATGTGCTTTAAAAGCAGGGCGCCGGCTGCGGTGAGCTGTACCTTCTTTGTGCTTCTGATGAAAAGAGTCTGTCCCAGCTTCTTTTCGAGAGTCTTAATAGACTGGCTTACCGCGGACTGTGAAATAAACAGCTTCTTGCTGGCTTCAGAGAAGCTTAGGGACGTTGCCACGTAGTAAAAGACCTTGTAAAGCTCATAATTTATATCCATTTTGTTATCCTCCGTATAAATATATGGTTATTTGCATCTGTTTTTATCAATGAGGGGCAAAATACCTTTTGACCCTTATATCATTATATAAGAAAACTATAATTAACGCAACTTATAAAACAAATTAAATATATTAATTATACTTATCATAACTAAAGTGTTATACTACAACCATAGTTTTAAAGTCCGATTGTGCAAAAAGCCGGACGGTAACGAATAATGGGTTACATACTCTCGAATTGAAAGGAGAACATATGAGTAACGTACGTCGTGTATATGTAGAGAAAAAACCTGACTTTGCGGTGAAGGCAAAGGAATTAAAGCATGAGATTAAGCATTATCTGGGAATCACAACTGTGGAGGCAGTACGTGTATTAATCAGATATGATGTGGAAAATATATCAGAGGAGACATACAAGAAAGCCTTGTATACAGTTTTCTCAGAGCCGCCTGTAGATGATATCTACGAGGAGACATTTGACTATGGTGATGCAAAAGTATTTACAGTAGAGTTTTTACCGGGACAGTTTGACCAGAGAGCAGATTCAGCCGAGCAGTGTGTGAAGCTTCTCAATGAGAATGAGGAGCCGATTATCAGAAGTGCTATCACATATGTGATTGAGGGTGCTATCACAGATGAGCAGTTTGCTGCTATTAAGAAGCACTGCATCAACCCTGTTGATTCGCGTGCTATTGGCATGGAAAAGCCTAAGACACTTGTGCAGGAGTTTGATGATCCTGCTGATGTCATCATATTTGACGGCTTCAAGGATATGGCAGAGGACAAGCTGAAGGAGCTTTATTTATCATTGAACCTTGCCATGACCTTTAAGGATTTTCTTCATATCCAGAATTATTTTAAGAATGAGGAAAAGCGTGATCCTTCAATGACAGAAATCCGTGTGCTCGATACATACTGGTCAGATCACTGCCGTCATACAACATTCTCTACAGAGCTTAAGAATGTCAAGTTTGACGATGGCTTCTACCGCACACCGATTGAAAATACCTACAAGGATTATCTCAATACATTTTCAAATATCTACAAGGACAGAAATGACAAATTTGTCTGCCTGATGGATCTTGCACTTCTTGCCATGAAGAGATTAAAGGCAGAGGGCAAGCTTGATGATCAGGAAGAGTCTGATGAGATCAACGCATGCTCTATCGTGGTACCTGTTGAGGTGGACGGAAAGACAGAGGAGTGGCTTGTAAACTTCAAGAACGAGACACACAACCATCCTACAGAGATTGAGCCTTTTGGTGGCGCTGCTACATGCCTTGGCGGAGCAATCAGAGATCCTCTCTCAGGACGTACATATGTATATCAGGCAATGCGTGTAACAGGTGCAGCAGATCCTACAGTACCGGTTTCACAGACAATTGAAGGAAAACTTCCACAGAAGAAGCTTGTCAGAGAAGCAGCTCACGGATACAGCTCATATGGAAACCAGATCGGACTTGCAACAGGCTATGTCAAGGAGGTTTACCATCCAAATTATGTTGCAAAGCGTATGGAGATCGGTGCAGTTATGGGTGCGGCTCCAAGACGTGCTGTCCAGAGACTTAACTCAGATCCGGGAGATAAAATCATTCTTCTCGGAGGACGCACAGGACGTGACGGAATCGGTGGTGCTACAGGTTCATCAAAGGCACACAATACAAAGTCTACATCAGTATGCGGAGCTGAGGTACAAAAGGGTAATGCACCTACAGAGAGAAAGCTTCAGAGACTTTTCAGAAGAGAAGAGGTCAGCCATATCATCAAGAAATGTAACGATTTCGGTGCCGGCGGAGTTTCGGTTGCTATCGGAGAGCTTGCTGACGGACTTCGCATAGAGCTTGACAAGGTACCAAAGAAATATGCAGG
It encodes the following:
- a CDS encoding LysR family transcriptional regulator, whose translation is MDINYELYKVFYYVATSLSFSEASKKLFISQSAVSQSIKTLEKKLGQTLFIRSTKKVQLTAAGALLLKHIEPAMNLIARGESQLLDSGTLGLGQLHIGASDTICRYLLVPYLKQFHQRFPNVPIKVTNATSIQCVELLEQRKVDLIVTNFPNSHLNHSYRQKTICNFSDVFVANPNYFKLRKQEIAFSELNKYPIMMLDRNSTTSEFLHNLFLQHQLDLIPEIELSSNDLLIDLAKIGLGIAFVPDYCINHENKELFVLKTKEKMPPRQIVVSVNTTMPVSASTEEFLNLLPEVGN